The genomic DNA AGCAGGATGAGGTCGCAAGCCGCGCCTGGCCCTCGGGGCTCACGATGTACTGTACGAACTTCAGCGCCAGATCCTGCTTGGTCGAATCCTTCATCACGCCGATCGACTGCGCCCAGCGCACAGCGCCCTGCTCGGGGATGGTCCAGTCGAGGCTGGGCTTGTCGGCCGAGAGAACAGCGGTGATCCATTCGCCGCCGCCGACGAGAATGTCGACTTCGCCGGTCGCAAGCGCGGTCTGCGAGGAGACGACGTCGCTCACCTGCTTGGAAACGGCCCGCATTGCCGCGAGCTTTTCCTTGATCGCCGGCATGTCCGCGTCACTCAGATCGGCGGTCTTCTTGCCGAGGCCAAGCCCGACGAGACCGATCATCGGCAGATAGTAGTCGTAGAGCGCTATGCGGCCCTTGTATTTATCCGACCAGATAACCGAAAGGTCCTGCATGTCCTTCGGGTCGACCTTGGTCTTGTCGTAGGAAATCGTGTTGTAGCCGAACTTCTCGGTGACGGCGTAGGTCTTGCCGTCCTTGGTGTTGTTGGCCTCCATGCGCACTTCCGGGAAGATGTCGGCGGTCGGCAACGCATCGGCCGGCATTTCGGCAAGCAGATCGAGGTCGATGGCCCGGTGCACGTCGACGCCGTCGATCACGAGCACGTCCCAGTCGCCCGGTTGCGACTGGTCGAGGATCGAGAGCCCTGCCCCGGTACCCTCATAAACCTTGACGTTGACCTTCACGTCATTGGCCTTCTCGAACGGCTCAAGAAGCGCCGGATCGGTGTGGTCGCACCAGACGAGCGCATTGAGCTCTTCCTGGGCAAAGACCGGCGCGGGGGCCGCGACCGTCGACAGAGCGGCGATCGCGATTGCGGCCGTGGAGGAGAAAAAACGGCGCAGGCGCGCACCGTCACGAACTGACTGCATCATGCTGTTGCCCTCTTGTTTTGACGCTCGTTTCGGCGTCTTCAAAAAAAGATTGAATGAATTCATTTTTTAAGTCAATCTCAATTTTGAACCAATTCATAATTCGGGGAAACACTGGAATGACAGGGCTGCGCGCACGGCAAAAGGCGGATCGCAACAGGCGAATTCTCGACGCCGCCGCCGCGCTTTTTCGCGAAGTCGGCTACGACAGCGCACGCATCGAGGACATTGCCGAGCGCGCTGAAATTTCGGTCGGAACCTTCTACAACTACTATGAAAACAAGGGCGACATCCTGCTCGCCACCGTATCGATGGAAGTCGAGGAGGTGCTCGCCGGCGGCGGATCGATCGTCGACAACCCGCCCGCCTCCGTCATGGGCGCACTCGATGCGCTGATCGGCGAATACTACGATCACTCGCTCCACTATCTCAGCAAGGAGATGTGGCGCACCGCCATGGCGATCGCCATCCAGCAGCCGGAGAGCCCGTTCAGCAAGCGCTACACCGAACTCGATCGTCGGCTATGCGAGCAGGTTTCGACGCTGATCCGCAAACTTCAGGCCAAGGGCGTCGTCGCACTTGATGTCGATGCCGAGGCGGTCGGCGAGATGTTCTTCAACAATCTCAACATGATGTTCACCGAGTTCGCGAAGCGCGAAACCATGTCGCTCGACGATCTCAAAGCGCGCGTCTCACGGCAGAACCGCCCGCTGGCGACGCTCATTGCAGTGCGCTGACCATCACGAAGACCACCGGAGCAGTCTGCTTCCGGATAAAGAGGGAACCCCATGAAAAATCTCGAACAGTCGGTGCTTCAGGCCGCCGACCGGCTGGTTGCCGCTTTCGCCAGGCATGACCGGACAGCCTATTTCTCCGCGTTCGCGCCGGATGCGACCTTCATCTTCCACACGCTCGACCGACCGCTGAAAAGCAGGGCGGAGTACGAGGCCGAGTGGTCGCTTTGGGAGGAACGGGACGGTTTTCGCGTGCGCGCCTGCCGGTCGAGCGAGCGAAATGTGCAGACGGTGGGCAATGTCGCGGTCTTCACCCACCGGGTCGAGACCGAACTGGAATTCAATGGAGAGCCCGCAACCGCGGACGAACGGGAAACGATCGTGTTCGAGCGGAAATCGTCAGGAGAGTGGCTTGCCGTGCACGAGCATCTGTCACGGCAAAGCTGAGGCTGCCGTCAGAAGGCGCCGACCACGACGGCGCTGACGAAAGAGAAGGCGGCAACGATGGCAATTGCGTGCGGAACGAGATGAACATGTGAGCGGCGTTGCGGTGTGGTCCCGTAGAGTGCGTAGCGGGACTGGATCATCGGTTTCGCTGCGTTCATCGCGTCTCTCCGTTCCTGCGAGGGCCACGGCCCATCGACTGTCTTGTTCTCCTATATTTTCCATTGAGTTTGTAGATATTAAATTCCGCAAATCGCATAAATCGTAAAAAATCGGTTCGCCGCCATCGCGCTCATCAATGGCGGTTGCGGTCGCGGTCCTGAAGATGCTTCGCCCAGGTTTCGCTGAACCATGGGGTGAGCAGCGAAACGTCGGAGGCGCGATGCGAGCCTTTGAGCGCGCTATCCGTTTCGACGCAGGTCCAGACGGTGAAAGCGGTGAGCTCATGTTTGCCGAAGGTCTGGATCAGCGGAATGTCGGCGGCATCACGGCCGCGGGCAACCGCGATGCGCCCCGCCCGCCGCTGGTTGTTCTTGGCGTCGAACGTATGCCAGCGATCGCCGAGATAGACCTCGAACCAGGCATTGAAATCCATCGGCGCAGGATGTTCGCTCGCGGGGATATCGGCCATATAGCCGTTCACGTAGCGCGCCGGCATGTTCATGCAGCGACAGAGGGTGATCGCCAGATGGGCGTAGTCGCGGCTGACACCGACGCGATCCTCATGCGCCTCGAGTGCCGTGCGCATCGCCTGCGCATAGCCGTAGCTGAAAACGAGGCGTTCATGGACATAATCGCAAATCGCCTGGACGCGCTCCCAGCCGGCTGGCACATCGCCGAACAGACGCCAGGCAAGCGCGCCAAGCCGGTCCGTTTCGCAGTAGCGGCTGGCTGCAAGATAAGGCAGCCACTCGGCGGGCAGGTTCTCGACCGGCACCGCATCCGCCAATGGGTCCGTGGCGTCGAGCCTGCCGTCATCCTCTATCACCGCATCATAGCAGAGCTTGAAATCGCCCTCGGGCACAGTCATCCGGAAGCAGGTGTTGCCATGCGGATCAGTGATCTGCTCCATCTTCACGATCGGCGAAGAGACTGGACCATGCTCGCGCCGCAGGCATGAGCGCCGTTCCGGCACGACGGAAAGATAGGTCATCATCGGGGTCGGCTGCGGGCAACGAATGCCGATTTCATAGCCAAAGCGCACGAACATCGCGAGGTCTCCCAGGAAATCAATCGGGAGCGATAGGCTCCCCGTTTGCTTGCCCGCAGCGACAGGCGGGCGATCCTTGGTGACCGATTCAGCAAGCGCCAGATGCGGGCGGTCACAGGGCAGAGACGCAAAGGCCCACTTTGAGATGGCGGACCCCTGCCGCAGAAGGTCGATACTATCGCATCGCTAATCAGGACGGAAACACATTCGACGCGAGATCGACCGCTGACCGCCGCCGAGACGGCGGTCCGCCCGGCCAAAACGCCGCTGCGCGCGGATTGTTCCTAGAGCCCGGCCGCGTCCTTGAACTGGTACCACCAGGAACCGATGGTGGAATACTGCGCCCGGAACATGCGCCCGCCCGGGAACGGATACCAGGGCAGCTTCTCGAAGACGTCATAACGCGTGGTGTCGCCGTCGATCGCCTCGGCGAGCGTGCGGCCGAAGAGGTGCGAACCGGTAACGCCGTGGCCGCTATAGCCATGGGCGAAATAGGTGTTGCTGCCGATCCGGCCCATCTGCGGCACGCGGGTGAAGGAGAGCGCGAAATTGCCGCTCCAGGCATAGTCGATCTTCACGCCCTTGAGCGCGGGGAACACCTTTTCGAGATTGGGCTTCAGCTTGGCGACGACATCGGCCGGATCGGTTCCGCCATAGACGGTACCGCCACCGAAGATCATGCGCTTGTCGGCCGAGAGCCTGAAGTAGTCGAGGATGTAGCGCACGTCCTCGACGCACATGTCGCTCGGGATCAGCGAATGGGCAAGCTCTTCGCCGAGCGGTGCCGTGGTGATCATCTGCGTCGAAACCGGCATGACGCGCGAGACGAGCTTCGGCACGGCGTCGCCGAGATAGGCATTGCCGCAGAGAACGACGATGCGCGCCGAAACCTCGCCGCCTTCAGTATAGACGGTCGGCCGCGCCGCCTCGTGGTCGACACGTGTCACCGGCGACTGTTCGTAGATCGTGCCGCCAATGCTTTCGAAGGCACGGGCCTCGCCGAGTACCAAATTGAGCGGATGCATGTGGCCGCCGGTCGTGTCCAGCATGCCGCCGCAATAGGCATCCGACTTGACGAGCTTGGCGAGCGCGTCACGGTCGAGCAACTGGTGATCGTCCATGCCATATTTGCGCCAGAGCGCCTGCTTGGCTTCGAGCTCCTTCATATGCGCCGGCGTATAGG from Ensifer adhaerens includes the following:
- a CDS encoding YybH family protein — its product is MKNLEQSVLQAADRLVAAFARHDRTAYFSAFAPDATFIFHTLDRPLKSRAEYEAEWSLWEERDGFRVRACRSSERNVQTVGNVAVFTHRVETELEFNGEPATADERETIVFERKSSGEWLAVHEHLSRQS
- a CDS encoding transglutaminase-like domain-containing protein, which encodes MFVRFGYEIGIRCPQPTPMMTYLSVVPERRSCLRREHGPVSSPIVKMEQITDPHGNTCFRMTVPEGDFKLCYDAVIEDDGRLDATDPLADAVPVENLPAEWLPYLAASRYCETDRLGALAWRLFGDVPAGWERVQAICDYVHERLVFSYGYAQAMRTALEAHEDRVGVSRDYAHLAITLCRCMNMPARYVNGYMADIPASEHPAPMDFNAWFEVYLGDRWHTFDAKNNQRRAGRIAVARGRDAADIPLIQTFGKHELTAFTVWTCVETDSALKGSHRASDVSLLTPWFSETWAKHLQDRDRNRH
- a CDS encoding TetR/AcrR family transcriptional regulator, which produces MTGLRARQKADRNRRILDAAAALFREVGYDSARIEDIAERAEISVGTFYNYYENKGDILLATVSMEVEEVLAGGGSIVDNPPASVMGALDALIGEYYDHSLHYLSKEMWRTAMAIAIQQPESPFSKRYTELDRRLCEQVSTLIRKLQAKGVVALDVDAEAVGEMFFNNLNMMFTEFAKRETMSLDDLKARVSRQNRPLATLIAVR
- a CDS encoding ABC transporter substrate-binding protein, with amino-acid sequence MQSVRDGARLRRFFSSTAAIAIAALSTVAAPAPVFAQEELNALVWCDHTDPALLEPFEKANDVKVNVKVYEGTGAGLSILDQSQPGDWDVLVIDGVDVHRAIDLDLLAEMPADALPTADIFPEVRMEANNTKDGKTYAVTEKFGYNTISYDKTKVDPKDMQDLSVIWSDKYKGRIALYDYYLPMIGLVGLGLGKKTADLSDADMPAIKEKLAAMRAVSKQVSDVVSSQTALATGEVDILVGGGEWITAVLSADKPSLDWTIPEQGAVRWAQSIGVMKDSTKQDLALKFVQYIVSPEGQARLATSSCYWAMPANAKAGEHLTDQQKAALRFNEQAEYLKKTQLYPIPSAELDQQFQDAWTEMLQQ
- a CDS encoding NAD(P)/FAD-dependent oxidoreductase — its product is MMLTKQKSYAGDGSYPTSYYAASRNIIRTPVRLQGRVEADVCVVGAGYSGMSTAIHLAEKGYKVVVIEGAQVGWGASGRNGGQVVNGLNASLATIQRRYGEDAARFIGGLVQEGGKIIRRLVSQYQIECDLKPGNIYAAYTPAHMKELEAKQALWRKYGMDDHQLLDRDALAKLVKSDAYCGGMLDTTGGHMHPLNLVLGEARAFESIGGTIYEQSPVTRVDHEAARPTVYTEGGEVSARIVVLCGNAYLGDAVPKLVSRVMPVSTQMITTAPLGEELAHSLIPSDMCVEDVRYILDYFRLSADKRMIFGGGTVYGGTDPADVVAKLKPNLEKVFPALKGVKIDYAWSGNFALSFTRVPQMGRIGSNTYFAHGYSGHGVTGSHLFGRTLAEAIDGDTTRYDVFEKLPWYPFPGGRMFRAQYSTIGSWWYQFKDAAGL